The proteins below are encoded in one region of Tiliqua scincoides isolate rTilSci1 chromosome 7, rTilSci1.hap2, whole genome shotgun sequence:
- the LOC136656821 gene encoding nucleosome assembly protein 1-like 1 isoform X2, translating to MADIDNKEQAELDQQDMEDIEEVEEEETGEDANSKARQLTVQMMQNPQILAALQERLDGLVGTPTGYIESLPKVVKRRVNALKNLQVKCAQIEAKFYEEVHELERKYAALYQPLFDKRSEIINAIYEPTEEECEWKTDVEEEISEIKEKAKLEEEKKDEEKDDPKGIPEFWLTVFKNVDLLSDMVQEHDEPILKHLKDIKVKFSEAGQPMTFTLEFHFEPNEYFTNELLTKTYRMRSEPDDSDPFSFDGPEIMGCTGCQIDWKRGKNVTLKTIKKKQKHKGRGTVRTVTKTVSNDSFFNFFSPPEDPESGDVDDDTEAILAADFEIGHFLRERIVPRSVLYFTGEAIEDDDDDYDEEGEEADDEEGEEEADEENDPDYDPKKDQNPAECKQQ from the exons ATGGCAGACATTGACAA CAAAGAACAGGCTGAACTTGACCAGCAAGACATGGAAGATATTGaagaagtagaagaagaagaaactggagAAGATGCAAACAGCAAAG CACGACAGCTGACTGTACAGATGATGCAGAATCCGCAAATCCTTGCAGCCCTTCAGGAAAGGCTTGATGGTTTGGTTGGAACACCTACAGGATATATAGAAAG CTTGCCTAAAGTAGTCAAGAGACGTGTAAATGCACTGAAGAACCTCCAAGTTAAATGTGCACAAATAGAAGCAAAGTTCTATGAAGAAGTTCATGAACTGGAAAGAAAATATGCAGCTCTTTATCAGCCCTTGTTTGACAAG AGGAGTGAAATCATCAATGCCATTTATGAACCTACTGAAGAAGAATGTGAATGGAAAACTGATGTTGAAGAAGAAATTTCA GAAATAAAAGAGAAGGCCAAGcttgaagaagagaaaaaagatgaagaaaaagaTGACCCTAAAGGAATTCCTGAATTTTGGCTGACTGTATTCAAGAATGTTGATTTGCTCAGTGATATGGTTCAG gaacaCGATGAACCTATTCTGAAACACTTGAAAGATATCAAAGTGAAGTTTTCAGAGGCTGGGCAGCCGATG actttcaCGTTAGAATTCCACTTTGAACCTAATGAATATTTCACAAATGAACTCCTGACAAAAACGTATAGAATGAGATCTGAACCTGATGATTCGGACCCTTTCTCTTTTGATGGACCAGAAATTATGGGTTGTACAGG GTGCCAAATAgattggaaaagggggaagaATGTTACTTTGAAAACcatcaaaaagaaacaaaaacacaagGGGCGTGGAACAGTTCGGACAGTGACAAAAACAGTTTCCAACGATTCTTTCTTTAATTTTTTCAGTCCTCCTGAAG ATCCTGAAAGTGGAGATGTG GATGATGATACCGAAGCCATTCTTGCAGCTGACTTTGAAATTGGTCACTTTCTACGAGAACGCATAGTTCCACGATCAGTATTGTATTTCACGGGAGAAGCCATTGAAGATGACGATGATGAT TATGAtgaagaaggggaggaggctgATGATGAG gaaggggaagaggaagcagaTGAAGAAAACGATCCAGATTATGACCCAAAA AAGGATCAAAACCCAGCAGAATGCAAGCAGCAGTGA
- the LOC136656821 gene encoding nucleosome assembly protein 1-like 1 isoform X1: MADIDNKEQAELDQQDMEDIEEVEEEETGEDANSKARQLTVQMMQNPQILAALQERLDGLVGTPTGYIESLPKVVKRRVNALKNLQVKCAQIEAKFYEEVHELERKYAALYQPLFDKRSEIINAIYEPTEEECEWKTDVEEEISEEIKEKAKLEEEKKDEEKDDPKGIPEFWLTVFKNVDLLSDMVQEHDEPILKHLKDIKVKFSEAGQPMTFTLEFHFEPNEYFTNELLTKTYRMRSEPDDSDPFSFDGPEIMGCTGCQIDWKRGKNVTLKTIKKKQKHKGRGTVRTVTKTVSNDSFFNFFSPPEDPESGDVDDDTEAILAADFEIGHFLRERIVPRSVLYFTGEAIEDDDDDYDEEGEEADDEEGEEEADEENDPDYDPKKDQNPAECKQQ; encoded by the exons ATGGCAGACATTGACAA CAAAGAACAGGCTGAACTTGACCAGCAAGACATGGAAGATATTGaagaagtagaagaagaagaaactggagAAGATGCAAACAGCAAAG CACGACAGCTGACTGTACAGATGATGCAGAATCCGCAAATCCTTGCAGCCCTTCAGGAAAGGCTTGATGGTTTGGTTGGAACACCTACAGGATATATAGAAAG CTTGCCTAAAGTAGTCAAGAGACGTGTAAATGCACTGAAGAACCTCCAAGTTAAATGTGCACAAATAGAAGCAAAGTTCTATGAAGAAGTTCATGAACTGGAAAGAAAATATGCAGCTCTTTATCAGCCCTTGTTTGACAAG AGGAGTGAAATCATCAATGCCATTTATGAACCTACTGAAGAAGAATGTGAATGGAAAACTGATGTTGAAGAAGAAATTTCA GAGGAAATAAAAGAGAAGGCCAAGcttgaagaagagaaaaaagatgaagaaaaagaTGACCCTAAAGGAATTCCTGAATTTTGGCTGACTGTATTCAAGAATGTTGATTTGCTCAGTGATATGGTTCAG gaacaCGATGAACCTATTCTGAAACACTTGAAAGATATCAAAGTGAAGTTTTCAGAGGCTGGGCAGCCGATG actttcaCGTTAGAATTCCACTTTGAACCTAATGAATATTTCACAAATGAACTCCTGACAAAAACGTATAGAATGAGATCTGAACCTGATGATTCGGACCCTTTCTCTTTTGATGGACCAGAAATTATGGGTTGTACAGG GTGCCAAATAgattggaaaagggggaagaATGTTACTTTGAAAACcatcaaaaagaaacaaaaacacaagGGGCGTGGAACAGTTCGGACAGTGACAAAAACAGTTTCCAACGATTCTTTCTTTAATTTTTTCAGTCCTCCTGAAG ATCCTGAAAGTGGAGATGTG GATGATGATACCGAAGCCATTCTTGCAGCTGACTTTGAAATTGGTCACTTTCTACGAGAACGCATAGTTCCACGATCAGTATTGTATTTCACGGGAGAAGCCATTGAAGATGACGATGATGAT TATGAtgaagaaggggaggaggctgATGATGAG gaaggggaagaggaagcagaTGAAGAAAACGATCCAGATTATGACCCAAAA AAGGATCAAAACCCAGCAGAATGCAAGCAGCAGTGA